In the genome of Nonomuraea sp. NBC_00507, the window GAGCAGGAGGCAGGTGGGTGATTTCCGGTGCTCAGGATGGTGACCATCGGCGTCTATGGTTTCGGCGGCGAGTCCTTCCTGCAACGACTGCGGCACGCGGACGTTCGTCTGCTGATCGACGTACGCCAGCGCCGCGGTGTCCGCGGACCCGAGTACGCCTGGGCGAACTCACGCCGGCTGCAGGCGGCCCTCGCCCATGCTCGGATCGCCTACGAGCACCACCTCGAGCTCGCCCCGACCACCGAGTTACGCCGGCTCCAGTACGCCGAGGATGACCGCCAAGGGGTCGGCAAGCGCTCGCGCCGCGAGCTCGCTGCCGAGTACGCCCGCCGCTACACCACCGAGATCCTCGACCAGGCCGACCTCACGCCGATGGTGTCGGCGCTGCCGAGCAGCGGGACCGCAGCGCTGCTCTGTGTCGAGCGCGACCCCGAGGCCTGCCACCGCTCGTTGATCGCCCAGCGGCTGACCGAGCAGCACCGCGTCACGATCGAGCACCTGCGCCCGTTGTGACGCGTGAATTCCCATGACTTCGGCTGATTTCGGCGCCCTGCTGGGCGGTCTGGATGCCGGTGTTCGCGTTCAGGTCAGGCCATCTCGAGGGTGAGGGATTCGATGGAAGTCATAGCCGGCACGCCAGGTGCGGCTCGATGATCGGCGCTTCTACGATTCCTGACCGGTCGGGTCACCTGTTTCGCCACGCATGACGGCATCCCCGACGCAGCGCCCGCCGCGCGGTGCCGGTAGGCGCTGGGCGGCATGCCGACCAGCTCGGTGAAGCGCGTGCTGAAGGTGCCCAGTGACGAGCAGCCGACCGCGAAACAGACGTCGGTGACGCTGAGGTCGCCACGCCGCAGCAGAGCCATCGCGCGTTCGATGCGCCGCGTCATCAGATAGGAGTACGGCGACTCGCCGTAGGCGAGCCGGAACTGGCGGCTGAGGTGCCCGGCCGATATGTTCACGCCCCGGGCGAGCGCCTCCACGTCCAGCGGCTGCGCGTACTCCCGGTCGATCCGATCGCGGACGCGACGCAGTCGCGCAAGGTCGCTCAGGCGATGTGCCGCGGTAAGTGCGGGTCCCCATGAGGGATGACACATGAGAGAACACCTTTCATCGATGTCCGCGAGCACCTGGGCTGCATGGCGAGGTGCTCGCCGGTGAGGGTGGAGCAGACGGCGGGTGTGCCCTCGAAGACGCCCCGGCCGCCGTCCTGGCCGATGCCAGGACCGAGGTCGATGATCCGGTCCGCGTGAGCCATCACCGCCCCCGCTGAACGGCTCAGCGAACCTCCTGGATGCGGACCAGGTTGCCCGCGGGATCGCGGAAGGCGCAGTCGCGAACCCCGTACGGCTGCTCCGTCGGCTCCTGGACGACCTCGGCGTCGCGGGCCTGCAGCTTCTCGAAGGTGTCGTCGAGGTCCCGGGTGGCCAGCAGGATCCAGCCGTAGGTGCCCTTGGCCATCATCTCGGCGATGGTGCGGCGCTCGTCGTCGGTGATGCCGGGGTCGGCGGCGGGCGGCGCCAGGAGGATGGACGTGCCGGGCTGGCCGACGGGGCCGACGGTGATCCAGCGCATCTTGCCGTGTCCGACATCGGTGCGAACCTCGAAGCCGAGGGTGTCGCGGTAGAAGGCCAGGGAGGCGTCCGGGTCGTCGTGCGGGAGGACGGTCGTGTGAATGGTGATGTCCATGCCGTCACGTTAGCTGCGGCTCGGTGACCGGTGCTTCTCGAAACCTGATCGGTCCGGCCACCAGTTCACCAGGATCTTCTACCTGCGGATCAGTGCCGGGCGGCGGACCATATCTCTCGACACGGAATAGGGCTTTACGCTTGCGTGCATGAAGATCCGCCTCAGAAACCACGAGGACAGGAAAGCATGCGTTGAAGCACTCGCCCAGGTCCAGGCCGCTGACCGCTATCCCGTGGACTGGCCGGACGATCCTTGGGGTTGGCTGACGCCGGCCGACCTGGCATCGGCCTGGATAGCGGTCGAGCGAGGCACCGTACTTGGTCACGTGGGTCTTACCCGAGACGCCGAGATCGTCCGCCTGTTCGTGACCCCGGCAGCACGCGGGCGCGGTCTGGCCGGTCAACTCCTCGACTCCGTCCGCGCCGCTGTGCGGGGGCCGCTGAAGCTGGAGGTTTCCTCTGAGGGCACGGCGGCCATCGCCTTCTACGAACAGTCCGGCTGGCGCCGAGTTCGCAGCAGCCGCGCTGACTGGGTCAACGCAGCCGGTGAGCCCGCCCTGCTCCACCACTACGTGACCCCGTAGCGTCGGCGATCCTGGCCATCAGCTCGTCCAGCATCGCGCGCCCCACTGCTCAGGCGCTACGCTGCCACCGTTCGATCTTCGTTCGTCCCACCAGCACGTGGTGGCCGCGCCCGTGTCACGTGAGACGCCATCGATCCTCTGACCACATGGAGACCGTCTTTGCATGACGTCGCCCAGTTCGAAGCGCTGCTCATCGGAGGTCGTGCCGGGGTCGGCAAGAGCACGGTCGGATGGGAGATCTCCGCGCAACTGCAGGCTGCTCACATCGCCCACTGCCTCATCGAGGGCGACAACCTGGACCAGGCGTTCCCTGCCCCGCCCGGCGACCCGCACCGCACCCACATGACCGAGGCCAACCTCGCCGCCCTCTGGCGCAACTACGCCGCGCTGGGATACCGCAGACTGATCTACACCAACACCGTTTCCGTCCTGGAGTCCGACCTCATCGCCCGCGCCATGGGCGGCACGACCCGCATCACCTCGATACTCCTGACCGCTGACGACGCAACCGCCCGACACCGCCTCGGTGCCCGCGAGATCGGCAGCCAACTGGACGCGCACCTGACCCGCAGCGCCCGTATGGCCCGGCACCTGGAGAGCAACGCGCCCTCGTGGGTCGTGCGGATCCCCACCGACGGCCGCTCCGTTGCCGACATCGCACGCGACGTCATCGCTGCCACCAACTGGTCAACCGAGCAGACAGGCCTAGCGTCATCGTGATGAACCGCCGTAGGGCCATGTCCGGAAGCGGTAGTTCGTTCCACGAATTTGTTACTCTGGGGCAGTGAGCAAGCATGTTGACGGCCAGATGGGGACGGTGGCCGCGCTGGTACGGTCAACGTTCCTGGTGAATGCCGTGTACGCAGATTCCGCCCGCGAGTACGGCCTCACCCAGCAGCAGGGCCAGTTGTTGTGCGTCTTGATGGCCCAGCCGTACGGCATGAGCGAGCTGGGTGCGATGCTCGGCCTGGCCAAGTCGAGCCTGACCGGCATGGTGGACCGCAGCGAGCGCAACGGCCTGGTCCAACGCAAACCCGACCCGCAAGACTCCCGCGCGGTGAGGGTGGCGCTCACCAAGCAGGGCGCCAAGCTCGCCGACGCGTTCTACACCGAGACCTGCCGCCGCATCGATGAACTGACCTCAGGGTTCGCGCCGGCGGAGCGCGACACGCTCGCCGCCCTGCTCGGCCGCGTCGTGACGGACAACAAGGTTCCCTCCGTCTTCATGGAGCCGGATTCCATACGCTGAACCAAGAAGGAGTTGCGGTTCGTACTACGAACTAATATGGTTCGTGACACGAACTGCAGCCCTTTATGTGTTGGAGCGTAAATCATGAGTCGTACAGTCGTGGTCATCGGCGGAGGTTACGGTGGTTCTGCGGTCGCCCAGGCGCTGGACGCCGAGGCCGACGTCGTCCTCATCGACCCCCGTGACGCGTTCAT includes:
- a CDS encoding DUF488 domain-containing protein, with protein sequence MVTIGVYGFGGESFLQRLRHADVRLLIDVRQRRGVRGPEYAWANSRRLQAALAHARIAYEHHLELAPTTELRRLQYAEDDRQGVGKRSRRELAAEYARRYTTEILDQADLTPMVSALPSSGTAALLCVERDPEACHRSLIAQRLTEQHRVTIEHLRPL
- a CDS encoding helix-turn-helix transcriptional regulator, whose amino-acid sequence is MCHPSWGPALTAAHRLSDLARLRRVRDRIDREYAQPLDVEALARGVNISAGHLSRQFRLAYGESPYSYLMTRRIERAMALLRRGDLSVTDVCFAVGCSSLGTFSTRFTELVGMPPSAYRHRAAGAASGMPSCVAKQVTRPVRNRRSADHRAAPGVPAMTSIESLTLEMA
- a CDS encoding VOC family protein — its product is MDITIHTTVLPHDDPDASLAFYRDTLGFEVRTDVGHGKMRWITVGPVGQPGTSILLAPPAADPGITDDERRTIAEMMAKGTYGWILLATRDLDDTFEKLQARDAEVVQEPTEQPYGVRDCAFRDPAGNLVRIQEVR
- a CDS encoding GNAT family N-acetyltransferase; the protein is MKIRLRNHEDRKACVEALAQVQAADRYPVDWPDDPWGWLTPADLASAWIAVERGTVLGHVGLTRDAEIVRLFVTPAARGRGLAGQLLDSVRAAVRGPLKLEVSSEGTAAIAFYEQSGWRRVRSSRADWVNAAGEPALLHHYVTP
- a CDS encoding MarR family winged helix-turn-helix transcriptional regulator; translated protein: MSKHVDGQMGTVAALVRSTFLVNAVYADSAREYGLTQQQGQLLCVLMAQPYGMSELGAMLGLAKSSLTGMVDRSERNGLVQRKPDPQDSRAVRVALTKQGAKLADAFYTETCRRIDELTSGFAPAERDTLAALLGRVVTDNKVPSVFMEPDSIR